Genomic window (Sphingosinicella microcystinivorans):
GCCAGAAGCGCGAGGCGACCGTCGGCGCGGAGGCGTCGCGGCGCGCGCGCGTCAGCAGCACGTGCGGCGCGGCGGCGGCAGCCGTGAAATCGTGCGCGGCGAGGCCGATGGCGCGCTCGGTTTCGGGAAGACCGAGGCGGCGGCGGATCGCGGGCGGTATCCACGGATCGAACGGATCGCCGCCGGGCCAGACGCCTTCATTGAGGCCGCCGAGGATCATCAGGTCGGCGCGCTGCAACCGCGCTTCGAGAAGCCCGTAGATGGCAAGGCGCGGGTGCTTGCCGAACGGCGGGCGCACGGCGACGTCGCCGAGCATGGCGCCCAGCAGCGCGGGCAGGTCGGCGGGCGGGATCGGCAGGCCCGTATCGCCGTGCTGCACCATCTCCGCGACCGTCTCGGCGGCGGCGCGCCCGGCGGCGCCTTCCCACACGCGGCCCTCGGAGATGTCCTCGGCGAAGGCGCGGAGACCGTCCGCGACATCGCCGAGCGCGCGCGGCTTCGCCATCAGCGCTTCCAGCGCATCGAGCCGGGGGCGGAGCGCCTGCCACCATGCCGCGAGCTGCTTGCGCTCGCTTTCCGGAAGCGCGCCCTGCGGCGGCGCCTTCACGCGCACGGCAATGCCCTTGAGACCGGCGGCTGGCCGCACGCCGCGCAGGGCAAGATCGAGGCGCCGCACCTCGTCGAGCCAGCCCAGCCGCGCCCTGCCCTCGCCCGGCCCGGCCAGCGGATGCTTCAAAAGCGCGAGCAGCGCGCCGGGCGAGAAACGCTGCGCGCCCGCCTCCAGCGCCGCGAGCAGCAGCGTGCCCGAAGGCGCGCGGGCGAGCGGCGTGCCCGCCGAATCGTCGACCTCGATCTCCCAGCGCCGAAGCTGCGCGGCGACGCGGCGGGCGAGGCCGCGATCGGGCGTGACGAGCGCGGCGGTGGCGCCGGGCGTATCGAGCTGTTGCCGCATGGCGAGCGCGATGACGCCCGCCTCCTCGGCCGGGTTCGCCGCCTCGGCGAAGCGGAGGCCGGGGAGCGAACCCGCAACGGGCCAGTGCGCCGTGCTTCCGGCGAGCGACAGCGCCGCGCCGATGGCCTGCGCGCGCGCCTCCGGGCCGTCGAGCGCGCTGTCTCCCTCCCACACGCGCACCTCGTCGCGGGCGATGCTCATCCGGTCGAGCAGATGCCAGAGGCCGCACTGCGGATGCGCCGGAAAGCGGCCGATCTCGTCCCAGTCGGCGGTATCGAGGTCGAGGCCCGGCAGCACGACCGCGCCCTGCGGCAGACCCGCGATGACGGCGAGCACGTCCGCGACCGCCGGGTCGGCGCTCGCCATGCCCGCCGCCACGACCGGCCGCGCGGGCGGACCCGCGCGCCAGCGGCGGGCGATGGCGGCAAGCAGCGCCTGCCGCCTTGCCACGCGGTCCATGAGGCCGCGCGCGGCAAGCTGCGGCGGCCAGGCCTCGACGACCACCTCGACGAACTTCAGCGTCGATTCCCAGTGCGCGCCGAGCTCGGCCATCGTCTCGTGGAGCCGCGCGGGCTCGATGCCTTCGAGCTGGAGCTGGTCGAGCGTGCGGGCGAGCGCGTCGGCAAGGCGCAGCGTCTCGACGCTGCTGCGCGCGCGTCCGCTGAGCTGCTGCCAGCGGTGGACGAGCGGCATCAGCAGCATCCGCCGCTCGAAGGACGCGATCGCGGGCTGCGTCTCCGCCTCCAGCGCCATCGCCTCGTCGAACAGGCCGAGCGCCTCGTCCTCGCCGACGTCGCCGATGGGGAGCATCCGCGGCAGCAGCAGCGCGCCGCCCGAGGCGCGCACGAACGCCTCCGTCACGGCGCGCACGGCGCGGCGGTTGGGGAGCAGCAGCAGCGCGCGGGGCAGGTCGCCCGCGCCGATGCGGCGCAGCATCCCGCCCGCGAGCGCGTCCGCGAAGGCGCGGTGCGCCGGGATCGTGAAGACGGCTTTGCGCTCAGCCATTGCCGAGCAGCGCCTCCGTCTCCTTCACGGCCTCGGGCGTGCCGACGTGGAACCACTGGCCGGTGTGCGCGATGCCGTAGAGCCGCCCGCTTTCGATTAGCCGGTCGTAGACGAGGTTCAGCGAGAAGGCGCCCTCGGGCACGTCCTCGAACAGCGAGGCTTTCAGCATCTGCACGCCCGAGAACACGAACGGCGCGACGCGCGCGCCGCGCCGCCGCGCGAGCAGCCCATCCGGCGCCATGTGGAAATCGCCGCGCCCCTCGTAGCCGTGCGCGCGGGCGAGCGGCACGACGAGCAGCAGCGCGTCCATGATCGCCGGGTCCCAGCGCCGCCCCATCTGCCGCAGCGTGTCGATCGGGCCGTCCACCCACATGTTGTCGCTGTTCACGACGAAGAACGGGTCGGCGCCGATCTGCGGCAGCGCCTTCGCGACGCCGCCGCCGGTCTCCAGCAGCGCGCCGCGCTCGTCGGAGACGGCGACGTCGAGATCGGCGGCATTGCGGGCGAGATGCGCCTCCACCTGCCCGGCGAGATAATGGACGTTGACGACGACGCGGCGCACGCCCGAGGCGCGGAGATTGCCCAACGCATGGTCGAGCAGCGTCTTGCCATGCACGCGCACCAGCGGCTTCGGGCGCGTCGCGGTGAGCGGCCGCATCCGCTTGCCGAGCCCGGCGGCGAGCACCATCGCGGCGGACGGCAGCGGCCCGTCCGGGTTGGGACGGAGCGACAGCGGCGCGCGGTGCTTTTTCACGCGTCCACCGCGAAGTCGCGGCGCACCGGCAGGGGCAGGTTCGCATCGAACCAGCGCGCCACGGGCGCAAGCGCCGGGTGCGCGAGATTGCGGTCGAGCAGCGACCAGACGCGCGGGATGTGGCGGAGGTAGCCGGGCTTGCCGTCGCGCCGCCACAGCCGCACGAACACGCCGAGGATGCGCGCCGCGCGCTGCGCGCCGAGCACGGCATAGCTCGCCGCGAAGGCATCGCGGTCGAATTCCGGCCGCGCGGCGAGGTAGCGGGCGACGAGTTCCGGTTCCAGCGCGGGCGGCACGTCGCGGCGCGGGTCCTGGACCAGCGACACGAGATCGTAGGCGGCGGGGCCGCGCATCGCGTCCTGGAAATCGAGCACGCCGACGCGGGCGAGGCCCGCGCGCCCCGGCAGCCACATCAGGTTCGGCGAGTGGTAATCGAGCTGGACGAGCCGGTCGTCGTGCGCGCGGGCGCGCGGCCAGACCTCGACCCACGCCGCCGCATAGGACGCGCGCAGGGCATCGTCCGCCGCGCCGCCCATGAGTTCCGGCCAGTGCCAGTCCAGCACCAGCGCGACCTCGCGCGCCATGCGTTCCTCGGCATAGGGGCCGACCGCGTGGCCCGCGACGCTTTCCGCCATCGGCTCGGCATGGAGATGCGCGAGCACGTCCGCCGCCGCGCGGTAAAGCTCCGCCTCGTCGGCGCCGCCTTCGATGGCGCGCACGAACATCGAATCGCCGAGGTCCTCGAGGAGCGCGAGACCCTGCTCCGGCGCGGCGGCGAAGACGCGCGGCACGCTGACGCCGCGCGCCTCGAGATAGGCGTCGATGGCGACGAACGCCGCGCAGTTCTCGTTCGGCGGCGGCGCGTCCATCAGCACGGCGCGGCGCGCACCGTCGCGCAGGCGGAAGTAGCGGCGGAACGAGGCGTCCCCGGCGAGCGGCGCGATTCCCGCACCGCCCCATCCGTTCGCCTCTAGGAAAGCGCGTGCCCCGGCGGGCAGGTTCAGATCGGCCATCGCGCTTCCCAAGCGGGCGGCACGCGCGCTGTCAAGCGGCGGCTCGCCTCCCCCGTGCCGGTGAGCGACAGGTGCAGCGCCTCAGGCCAGCGCGCGCCCGCGCGCTCCGGCCATTCGATGATGAGCGCGCCGTCCGCCAGGATCTCGTCGAGGCCGAGTTCCTCCACTTCGCCCGGGTCTTCGAGCCGGTAGAGATCGACGTGCCAGACCGGGAGGCGAACGCCGGGCGGTTCGTAGCTCTGCACGAGCGTGAAGGTCGGGCTCGGCACCTCGCCCGCGTGCCCCAGCCCCGCGAGGATGCCCCGCGCCAGCGCCGTCTTGCCCGCGCCGAGATCGCCCGAGAGCAGAACGACATCGCCCGGCGCGAGGCGGGCGGCAAGGCGGCGTCCGAAGGCGTCCGTCGCGGCTTCGCTCGCAAGCGCCGTCACGCCTTGTCCCCGTGACGGCGCGGGATGTGCAGGCTGACCGTCGTGCCCTCGCCGAGGCGCGAGTCGAGTTCCACCCGGCCGCCGTGCAGCTCGATGACATCGCGCACCAGCGACAGGCCGAGGCCGACGCCCTGGCTGGCGGTGGCGTTGGAGCCCTTGCGGAAACGGTCGAACACCAGTTCCTGCTCGTCGCCGGGAATGCCGATGCCGTTGTCGCTGACGCGCACGACGACGCTGTCGGCCGCGCTTTCGACATAGACGGCGGCGCGGCCGCCCGAAGGCGTGAAGCGGATCGCATTGTTCACGAGGTTGAACAGCGCCTGCTTCAGGCGCACCGGGTCGCCGTCGATGACGCCCGCGTCCTCCGGCACGCTGGTCTCGAACGCGAGGCCGCGGTCCTCGGCGAAGCCGCGCGTCATCGTCGCGACGCTTTCGACGAGTTCGCCCACCGCCACGGCGCGGATGTCGAGCGCGAGCGCGCCCGCCTCGGTGACGGCAAGGTCGAGGATGTCGTTGATGAGCAGTTGCAGCCGGTCCGACGAGATCAGGATCGAGCGGATATAGTCTTCCTGCTTCGGCGACAGGCTGCCGACATAGCCCTGCGCCAGCATCTCGGCGAAGCCGCTGATCGCGGTGAGCGGCGTGCGCAGTTCATAGGACATGTTCTCGACGAACGCCGACTTCTGCCGGTCCGCCGCCTCCAGCGCCTCGTTGCGCTCGCGGAGCGCATTTTCGATGCGCGTCGAGTCGGTGATGTCGAGGAAGGTGATGAGCGCGTTGCCGTCCGGCAGCGGCACCGCCGCATATTGCAGCACGCGGTCGCCCGCGAAATCGACGCGCCCCGCCTTCGCCTGCCGCCCCACGGTGGAGGCCTGGATGAGATCGCGCAGCAGGCCGAGCCACGCGTGCTCCTCGCGCGGCGGCGCGGCGGGATCGGCAAGCTCGTCGACGTGCGGCTTCGTCGCGAGGTGTCCCTCGTCGATGTTCCAGAGATCGGCGAACACGCTGTTGTAGAGCTGCACGCGCCCGTCGGCGGCAAACACCGCGACGGCCTCGTGGAGGTTGTTGAGCGTCGCTTCCTGCACGCGCAGCAGCGTGTCGCGCGAGCTGGCGAGGCGAAGCTGCTCGGAGCGGTCCTCGAAGATGAGGAGGAGCCCGCCGTCCGGACTCGGCTGCGCGATGACGCGGAGCACGGTGGTGTCGGGGAGCACCCACGTCTCCTCGGCGTTCTCCATCTGGCTGGTGAACCACGCGCGGCGCGCGCGGCGCCAGCTCGGGAAATCGCGCTGCTCGGGCAGGCGGCGCTGCTCGTGCATCCGCTCGAACAGCCGGTCGAACTCGGGGCCTTCGTCGAGGAACGGCGCATCGAGCCGGAACAGCGCCGCGAACGCCGTGTTCCAGAACAGGAGCGCCCGGTCCGCGCCGAAACGGGCGACGCCGGAGGAGAGGCGGTCGAACGTCGCGGTCTGCGCGGCGACGAAGCGTTCGAGCTCGCTCACCGCCTCGTCGCGCTCGCTGATGTCGATGGCGTAGCCCGCGACCTCGCCGGTCTCGAGCGGCGTGTCGATGATCCGCATCATGCGGCGCTCGCCGCCGACGATCGCCGGTTCCTCGCGCACCTGCGGCAGGCCGGTGGCGAGCGCCATGCGCGCCGCGGACTGCGGCGTCGCCGACAGCGGGTTCGATACGAGCTCGATGCCGAGCCGGACGGCGGCGGCGGGGCTTTCGGCCTCCACCGCCTCGGCGTAGGCGCGGTTCACCTGAACGAGGCGCTGATCGGCGCCGCGCCGCCACATCGGGATCGGCGCCGCGTCGATCACCGCGGTCGATGCGGCAAGCGTGCGCCTCAGCCCGTCCCGGTCCGCCTCCAGCGTCTCCGTCCGGCGGTGCGCGCCGCTCGAATCCGAGAACCACACGACGATGCCGCGATCGCCCGCGAGCTGCGGCGGGGCGGTCTTGCCCTCCGCCGTCAGCACGCGGTCGCCGACCGCCGAGACGATGATGCGGAACGGCGCGCCGGATATGGCGAGCGCCTGGATCGCCGCGCTCAGCGCCGAGAAATCGTCGGGCGAGAGGCCGCTTTCGCCGGTGCCGAGCAGGTCGTCGAGCCGCGCCACCTTGCGGTCGAGCCCGAGCCACGAGCGCAGCGCGTCCGAGCAGGAGGCCGCGCCGTCCTCGCCGACGACGAGATAGGCGCCGGGCGTGGTGGTGAGCAGGCCGCGCAGCCGCAGCCCCCACTCCTTCGCCATCTCCGCCTGCACGCGCGCGCGCGCCGAGCGGATCACCGCCCACACCGCGAACGCCAGCCACGCCGCGCCGATGATCGCGGTCGCCGTCACCGGCCAGCCGCGCTGCATCAGCGACACGGCCGCCGAGGCCGGTGCCGCGGGCAGCATCAGCAGGATCGCGAGGAAGGCGGAGGGGCGGAGCGTCACGGCGGCGACCTTAGACGCAGTCGCCGCCGGTTTGAATCCCTGTTGAGCGCGTCAGTAGCGGTACTGGTCGGTCTTGAACGGACCGGCGGCATCGACGCCCAGATAAGTGGCCTGCTCGCCCGAGAGCTTCGTCAGCTCGACGCCGAGCTTGTCGAGGTGCAGCGCCGCGACCTTCTCGTCGAGGTGCTTCGGCAGCACGTAGACCTCGTTCCTGTACTCGCCGCCGCGCGCGAACAGCTCGATCTGCGCCAGCACCTGGTTGGAGAAGCTCGCCGACATCACGAAGCTCGGGTGGCCGGTGGCGTTGCCGAGGTTGAGCAGGCGGCCCTGCGAGAGCAGCAGGATGCGCTTGCCGTCCGCGAATTCGATCATGTCGACCTGCGGCTTCACCTCGGTCCACTTGTAGTTCTTGAGCGCGCCGACCTGGATCTCGTTGTCGAAGTGGCCGATGTTGCCGACAATCGCCATGTCCTTCATCGCGCGCATGTGATCGAGCGTGATGACGTCCTTGTTGCCGGTCGCGGTGACGAAGATGTCGGCGATCGGCGCCGCCGTCTCCATGGTGACGACCTGGAAGCCGTCCATCGCCGCCTGAAGCGCGCAGATCGGGTCGATCTCCGTCACCATCACGCGCGCGCCCGCGCCGCGCAGCGAGGCGGCCGAGCCCTTGCCGACGTCGCCGTAGCCCGCGACGACGGCGACCTTGCCCGCCATCATCACGTCGGTGCCGCGGCGGATGCCATCGACGAGGCTTTCCTTGCAGCCGTACTTGTTGTCGAATTTCGACTTGGTGACGCTGTCGTTCACGTTGATCGCCGGGAACGGCAGCTTGCCCGCCTTGGCGAGCTCGTAGAGGCGGTGCACGCCCGTCGTCGTCTCCTCGGAGACGCCGCGGATGCTCTTCAAGGTCTTCGCGAAGAAGCCCGGCGAGGCGGCGGCGCGCGCCTTCACGACGCGCTGGAATTCCTCTTCCTCCTCGTTGGCCGGCGCGGGGAAGCTCTCGCCGGCCTCGATGCGCGCGCCCCACAGCACGAACATGGTGGCGTCGCCGCCGTCGTCGAGGATCATGTTGGCGGGCTCGCCCGGCCACTGGAAGGTGAGGTCGATGTAGTCCCAGTATTCGGCGAGCGTCTCGCCTTTAACGGCGAACACCGGGATGCCCTGCGCGGCGATGGCGGCGGCAGCATGGTCCTGCGTCGAATAGATGTTGCACGAGGCCCAGCGCACCTCGGCGCCGAGCGCGGTCAGCGTCTCGATCAGCGCCGCCGTCTGGATCGTCATGTGCAGCGAGCCGGTGATGCGCGCGCCCTCCAGGGGCTTCGCGGCGCCGTATTCGGCGCGCAGCGCCATGAGACCCGGCATTTCGGTTTCGGCGATGGCAAGCTCGCGGCGGCCCCAGTCCGCAAGGCCGATGTCCCGGACGATGTAATCCTGCGCCATGTGTTCGTTTCCTGTCCCTGGGTCTCGCGCGGAGAGCCGCGCGCATACGGGGCGGGATTAGGGGAGGCGCCGAAACAAGGCAAGAGAGAACATAAAGAACTCTTTATGTCCCGGAGAGAAAGTCGGCCGCGCGAACACGGAGCTTCGCGCGGCCGCAAGAGGCCGCCCGCCGCCGCCGCAAAAGGGGAGGAAAAACAGCGGCGACGGGCCGGTGGGACTGGGAAAACGGTAACGCGACGCGACGAGACTGAAACGATGTCAGGAGCAGGTGCGGCCGACGCCCTTGGGCGACGCGAACATCCTGTCGGCGATCGCCTCCACCTCGGCGCGGCCGAGGCCCGCGACCTGTTCGGCGAGCGCCGCGGTTTCCTTGCAGAACGCCGGATTCGCCGAGCCGGCCGAATGGCCGTTCGCCATCGCCGTGGTGAAGCGGTCGTAGTCGCGCGCCTTTCCGGCGCGGACGAAGTGCGTTTTCAGCACGTCGTTGTGCGCCGTGATCGTCGCGCGGTGCGCCTTCACGAAGCGGTTGTAGTGGCCGAGCACGTCGTACTCGGTGGAGCGGCACTGCAGCGCGCCGACCATCAGCAGCGTTTGCAGGTCGCGCACCTTGGCGGCCTTCACCGCCGCGCCGTTCCAGCAGTTCTGCGCGGCGGCCGGCGTCGCAAGCGACAGGGACAGCAGCGCCGCCGCACTGCCGACCAGCATTTTCTGGACTTTCCTCATGATGTGACCCCCAGCTGACGCGCCGGGAGGGACCCTCTTCTCCCGGCGACAGACGGGAGAGTGCGACTCGCGTGTAAATCAGGCCTTAAACGGAACGGTTGCCGAACGATTAAGCGCGAATGGCCGACAGTCGCGTGGTGCGTCCCTCGACTTCGCTCGGGATGAAGTCCCTTTGTGCCTCGTGGAAACGTGCATCATCCCGAGCGAAGTCGAGGGACGCACGCCCGTTTATGCGTGCCCCGCGCTGGCGCTGAGCAGCCCGACGTCGATGCCCGCGCCCGCGAAGGCGGAGGTCCAGCGGCTCTCGATCGGCGCGTCGAACAGCAGCTCGCTGCGGCCCGGCACCGCGAACCAGCCGTGCCGCGTCATCTCCTCGTCGAGTTGACCCGCGCCCCAGCCCGCGTAGCCGAGCGCGATCAGCCAGCGTTTCGGTCCCTTGCCCGCCGCGATGTCGCGCAGGATGTCGAGCGTGGCGGTGAGCGCCCAGCGCCCGCCGACGGACAGCGTCGACTGCCCCTCGTATTCCGGGCTGTGCAGCACGAAGCCCCGGCCCGGCTCCACCGGCCCGCCCGCGAACACGGGAACCGCGGGCGCGATGCCGGGATCGACGTCGAGCTGTTCGAGCAGGCTGCGCACGTCGATGTCGTCGCGGATCCTGTTGACGATGAGCCCGAGCGCCGACTCGGCGTCGTGAACGCACATCGCGATCACCACGCGCTCGAATCGGGGATCGGCCATGCCGGGCATCGACAGCAGCAGCTGTCCCGAAAGGTAGGGCGCGACGTCCATCGCCGGGAGTATAGGCGTTCCTCCCCCGCTCTGCCAACGGACGCTTGGCGATCGGCGGGGGACCGGTTACGAAGCGCGTCCAGATTTCCCCCGGCCAAGGAGCAAGAGCCATGACGATTTCGGTAGGCGACAGGATCCCGAGCGCGACGCTGATGACGATGACGGAAAGCGGCCCCGCGCCCGTCCACACCGACGAGTTCTTCGCCGGGCGCACCGTGGCGCTGTTCTCCGTGCCGGGCGCGTTCACGCCGACCTGCTCGGCGAAGCACCTGCCGGGCTTCATAGATCATGCCGACGAGCTGAAGGCGAAGGGCGTCGACGAGATCGCCTGCATCGCCGTGAACGACGCCTTCGTGATGGGCGCGTGGGGCAAGGGCGCGGGCGCCGACGGCAAGGTGACGATGCTTGCCGACGGCAACGGCAGCTTTTCGGAAGCCCTCGGCCTCACCATGGACGCCTCCAAGTTCGGCATGGGCAAGCGCGGCCAGCGTTTCTCGCTGCTGGTGAAGGACGGCGTCGTCTCCGAGCTGAACGTCGAGGAGCCGGGCGCCTTCCGCGTGTCGAGCGCCGAGCACCTGCTGGGCCAGCTGGCCTAAGCCAACATGCAGGACGCCGCAGCCGTCGTCGCGGAACTCGACCGCCTCTACGAGGCGTCCCGCGAGCGGCTGCGGACCGCGCTGCAAGCCTATATCGCGGACGGCACCCGCCCCGACGCGGCGGCGCGCGAGGGCGGCGCCTTCGCCTATCCCGAGCTGCGGCTCACCTACGGCGGCGAGCGCGCGGCGCATCCGGCGTCCCATTCGTGGGGGCGGCTGACCGCGCCGGGCACCTACGCCACCAGCATCACGCGGCCCGCGCTGTTCCGCGACTATCTCGCCGAGCAGATCAGCCTTCTCGCCCGCGACTACGGCGTCACCTTCGAGGCCGTGCCCGGCCGCCAGGAAATCCCGTTTCCTTATGTGCTCGACGCGGGCGGGCTCGAACTCGGCGAGGTCCGCGCCGAGGAACTCGCGCGCTGGTTCCCGGCGACCGAGCTTGCCCACATCGGCGACGAGGTCGCGGACGGCCTCTGGAACCCGGCGCTGAGCCCGGCGCGGCCGCTCGCGCTGTTCGACGCGCTGCGCACCGATTTCAGCCTCGCGCGCCTTCGCCACTACACCGGGACGCCGCCCGAGCACGTGCAGCGCTACGTGCTGTTCACCAACTACCACCGCTACGTCGACGAGTTCGTGCGCTGGGGCTGCGAGCAGCTGACGAGCAGCAGCCGCTACATCGCGCTGTCGGGCGCGGGCGGCGTGGTGATGACCGCCGGAGACGCCGACCCCGAGCGCATGGCCTCCGACGCGGCGTGGCGGCGGCACCAGATGCCCGCGTGGCACCTGATGAGCGAGGACGGCACCGGCATCAGCCTCGTCAACATCGGCGTCGGCCCGTCGAACGCCAAGACGATCACCGACCACCTCGCCGTGCTGAGACCCGAGGCGTGGGTGATGATCGGCCACTGCGGCGGCCTCCGCCCGACGCAGACCATCGGCGACTACGTGCTGGCGCACGCGTACCTGCGCGACGACCACGTGCTCGACGACGTGCTGCCGCCGGAGATCCCCATCCCTGCCATCGCCGAGGTGCAGCAGGCGCTCCAGCAGGCCGCGCTCGACGTCTCCGGCGAGAGCGCCGACGCGCTGAAGCGGAGGCTCAGAACCGGCACCGTCGTCACCACCGACGACCGCAACTGGGAGCTGCGCTATTCGCTCTCGGCGCTGCGCTTCTCGCAGTCGCGCGCCGTCGCCATCGACATGGAATCGGCGACGATCGCCGCGCAGGGCTACCGCTTCCGCGTCCCCTACGGCACGCTGCTCTGCGTCTCCGACAAGCCGCTGCACGGCGAACTCAAGCTGCCCGG
Coding sequences:
- a CDS encoding PAS domain-containing sensor histidine kinase, with amino-acid sequence MTLRPSAFLAILLMLPAAPASAAVSLMQRGWPVTATAIIGAAWLAFAVWAVIRSARARVQAEMAKEWGLRLRGLLTTTPGAYLVVGEDGAASCSDALRSWLGLDRKVARLDDLLGTGESGLSPDDFSALSAAIQALAISGAPFRIIVSAVGDRVLTAEGKTAPPQLAGDRGIVVWFSDSSGAHRRTETLEADRDGLRRTLAASTAVIDAAPIPMWRRGADQRLVQVNRAYAEAVEAESPAAAVRLGIELVSNPLSATPQSAARMALATGLPQVREEPAIVGGERRMMRIIDTPLETGEVAGYAIDISERDEAVSELERFVAAQTATFDRLSSGVARFGADRALLFWNTAFAALFRLDAPFLDEGPEFDRLFERMHEQRRLPEQRDFPSWRRARRAWFTSQMENAEETWVLPDTTVLRVIAQPSPDGGLLLIFEDRSEQLRLASSRDTLLRVQEATLNNLHEAVAVFAADGRVQLYNSVFADLWNIDEGHLATKPHVDELADPAAPPREEHAWLGLLRDLIQASTVGRQAKAGRVDFAGDRVLQYAAVPLPDGNALITFLDITDSTRIENALRERNEALEAADRQKSAFVENMSYELRTPLTAISGFAEMLAQGYVGSLSPKQEDYIRSILISSDRLQLLINDILDLAVTEAGALALDIRAVAVGELVESVATMTRGFAEDRGLAFETSVPEDAGVIDGDPVRLKQALFNLVNNAIRFTPSGGRAAVYVESAADSVVVRVSDNGIGIPGDEQELVFDRFRKGSNATASQGVGLGLSLVRDVIELHGGRVELDSRLGEGTTVSLHIPRRHGDKA
- a CDS encoding AMP nucleosidase; this encodes MQDAAAVVAELDRLYEASRERLRTALQAYIADGTRPDAAAREGGAFAYPELRLTYGGERAAHPASHSWGRLTAPGTYATSITRPALFRDYLAEQISLLARDYGVTFEAVPGRQEIPFPYVLDAGGLELGEVRAEELARWFPATELAHIGDEVADGLWNPALSPARPLALFDALRTDFSLARLRHYTGTPPEHVQRYVLFTNYHRYVDEFVRWGCEQLTSSSRYIALSGAGGVVMTAGDADPERMASDAAWRRHQMPAWHLMSEDGTGISLVNIGVGPSNAKTITDHLAVLRPEAWVMIGHCGGLRPTQTIGDYVLAHAYLRDDHVLDDVLPPEIPIPAIAEVQQALQQAALDVSGESADALKRRLRTGTVVTTDDRNWELRYSLSALRFSQSRAVAIDMESATIAAQGYRFRVPYGTLLCVSDKPLHGELKLPGQANRFYERAIREHIRIGIATCDLLRAAGTRLHSRKLRAFDEPAFR
- the addB gene encoding double-strand break repair protein AddB: MAERKAVFTIPAHRAFADALAGGMLRRIGAGDLPRALLLLPNRRAVRAVTEAFVRASGGALLLPRMLPIGDVGEDEALGLFDEAMALEAETQPAIASFERRMLLMPLVHRWQQLSGRARSSVETLRLADALARTLDQLQLEGIEPARLHETMAELGAHWESTLKFVEVVVEAWPPQLAARGLMDRVARRQALLAAIARRWRAGPPARPVVAAGMASADPAVADVLAVIAGLPQGAVVLPGLDLDTADWDEIGRFPAHPQCGLWHLLDRMSIARDEVRVWEGDSALDGPEARAQAIGAALSLAGSTAHWPVAGSLPGLRFAEAANPAEEAGVIALAMRQQLDTPGATAALVTPDRGLARRVAAQLRRWEIEVDDSAGTPLARAPSGTLLLAALEAGAQRFSPGALLALLKHPLAGPGEGRARLGWLDEVRRLDLALRGVRPAAGLKGIAVRVKAPPQGALPESERKQLAAWWQALRPRLDALEALMAKPRALGDVADGLRAFAEDISEGRVWEGAAGRAAAETVAEMVQHGDTGLPIPPADLPALLGAMLGDVAVRPPFGKHPRLAIYGLLEARLQRADLMILGGLNEGVWPGGDPFDPWIPPAIRRRLGLPETERAIGLAAHDFTAAAAAPHVLLTRARRDASAPTVASRFWLRLLAFAGDHAEWETDLPVLAAALDARETVLPAERPRPAPPAAERPKTISVTQVDRLLIDPYSFYAEKMLRLRPLDPLDADLSAAERGTIVHAVIETLVGAGTLHDPAARDAAIDAAIAAHADQPLVAALWRPRIVRMLDWVAELMAAREAEGWGAVRSEVSGEFVFSGVTLKGKADIVQAGPGGLLVADFKTGAVPRQARLAGGLASQLGLLAWLAEEGALDGPASRVVEVAYWKLSGGREPGKETTSARHYKAAWSDLPAFIETCRAAFREAVSDYLAGSRPFEAKVKPEYAVHLQDYDHLARLAEWWGRK
- a CDS encoding peroxiredoxin codes for the protein MTISVGDRIPSATLMTMTESGPAPVHTDEFFAGRTVALFSVPGAFTPTCSAKHLPGFIDHADELKAKGVDEIACIAVNDAFVMGAWGKGAGADGKVTMLADGNGSFSEALGLTMDASKFGMGKRGQRFSLLVKDGVVSELNVEEPGAFRVSSAEHLLGQLA
- a CDS encoding YqgE/AlgH family protein, whose product is MDVAPYLSGQLLLSMPGMADPRFERVVIAMCVHDAESALGLIVNRIRDDIDVRSLLEQLDVDPGIAPAVPVFAGGPVEPGRGFVLHSPEYEGQSTLSVGGRWALTATLDILRDIAAGKGPKRWLIALGYAGWGAGQLDEEMTRHGWFAVPGRSELLFDAPIESRWTSAFAGAGIDVGLLSASAGHA
- a CDS encoding aminoglycoside phosphotransferase family protein, whose amino-acid sequence is MADLNLPAGARAFLEANGWGGAGIAPLAGDASFRRYFRLRDGARRAVLMDAPPPNENCAAFVAIDAYLEARGVSVPRVFAAAPEQGLALLEDLGDSMFVRAIEGGADEAELYRAAADVLAHLHAEPMAESVAGHAVGPYAEERMAREVALVLDWHWPELMGGAADDALRASYAAAWVEVWPRARAHDDRLVQLDYHSPNLMWLPGRAGLARVGVLDFQDAMRGPAAYDLVSLVQDPRRDVPPALEPELVARYLAARPEFDRDAFAASYAVLGAQRAARILGVFVRLWRRDGKPGYLRHIPRVWSLLDRNLAHPALAPVARWFDANLPLPVRRDFAVDA
- the tsaE gene encoding tRNA (adenosine(37)-N6)-threonylcarbamoyltransferase complex ATPase subunit type 1 TsaE; protein product: MTALASEAATDAFGRRLAARLAPGDVVLLSGDLGAGKTALARGILAGLGHAGEVPSPTFTLVQSYEPPGVRLPVWHVDLYRLEDPGEVEELGLDEILADGALIIEWPERAGARWPEALHLSLTGTGEASRRLTARVPPAWEARWPI
- a CDS encoding nucleotidyltransferase family protein, with protein sequence MKKHRAPLSLRPNPDGPLPSAAMVLAAGLGKRMRPLTATRPKPLVRVHGKTLLDHALGNLRASGVRRVVVNVHYLAGQVEAHLARNAADLDVAVSDERGALLETGGGVAKALPQIGADPFFVVNSDNMWVDGPIDTLRQMGRRWDPAIMDALLLVVPLARAHGYEGRGDFHMAPDGLLARRRGARVAPFVFSGVQMLKASLFEDVPEGAFSLNLVYDRLIESGRLYGIAHTGQWFHVGTPEAVKETEALLGNG
- the ahcY gene encoding adenosylhomocysteinase, translating into MAQDYIVRDIGLADWGRRELAIAETEMPGLMALRAEYGAAKPLEGARITGSLHMTIQTAALIETLTALGAEVRWASCNIYSTQDHAAAAIAAQGIPVFAVKGETLAEYWDYIDLTFQWPGEPANMILDDGGDATMFVLWGARIEAGESFPAPANEEEEEFQRVVKARAAASPGFFAKTLKSIRGVSEETTTGVHRLYELAKAGKLPFPAINVNDSVTKSKFDNKYGCKESLVDGIRRGTDVMMAGKVAVVAGYGDVGKGSAASLRGAGARVMVTEIDPICALQAAMDGFQVVTMETAAPIADIFVTATGNKDVITLDHMRAMKDMAIVGNIGHFDNEIQVGALKNYKWTEVKPQVDMIEFADGKRILLLSQGRLLNLGNATGHPSFVMSASFSNQVLAQIELFARGGEYRNEVYVLPKHLDEKVAALHLDKLGVELTKLSGEQATYLGVDAAGPFKTDQYRY